One genomic window of Rhizomicrobium sp. includes the following:
- a CDS encoding demethoxyubiquinone hydroxylase family protein: MSRKARPASPGTRTSDEIAAMIRVDHAGEYGAVRIYEGQLAVLGGRGSKTADAIRHMAEQEQVHLKTFDALINERRVRPTALEPVWRVAGFALGAATALMGEKAAMACTAAVEEVIDHHYAAQVTKLGDADPKLKKTVEDFRAEEIAHRDLALEHGAEQAPGYRLLSAAIKAGCRIAIRLSEKI, encoded by the coding sequence ATGAGCCGCAAGGCGCGGCCGGCCTCGCCCGGCACCAGGACCAGCGACGAGATCGCGGCGATGATCCGCGTCGACCATGCCGGCGAATACGGCGCGGTGCGCATCTATGAAGGCCAGCTCGCGGTGCTGGGCGGGCGCGGCTCCAAGACGGCGGACGCGATTCGCCACATGGCGGAGCAGGAACAGGTGCATCTGAAGACGTTCGACGCGCTGATCAACGAGCGCCGCGTGCGGCCGACGGCGCTGGAGCCGGTGTGGCGCGTCGCGGGCTTCGCGCTCGGCGCCGCGACCGCGCTGATGGGCGAGAAGGCGGCGATGGCCTGCACCGCGGCGGTGGAAGAGGTGATCGACCATCACTATGCCGCGCAGGTGACCAAGCTGGGCGATGCCGATCCCAAGCTGAAGAAAACGGTCGAGGATTTCCGCGCCGAGGAGATCGCGCATCGCGACCTCGCCCTGGAGCATGGCGCGGAACAGGCGCCGGGCTATCGGCTGCTGAGCGCGGCGATCAAGGCGGGCTGCCGGATCGCGATCCGGCTGTCCGAGAAGATATGA
- a CDS encoding GNAT family N-acetyltransferase: MSEDRHALLAAAAKPRRATIDDAGTLSRLFAAAFTHDPVMDWIARPAPMRARALEQFFFWLLRVRAIPYGEVWMSAEASVCAAWLPPGADASPGGLFEQMKLMPLFVRLCGFPRLLRGSAMAEAMEKNHPAEKHFYLAFIAVAPRLQGLGLGGAMLEATVKRADETGVPAYLENSNPKNTRLYERAGFVAGRNIAPKNAPPLLGMWRERR, from the coding sequence ATGAGCGAGGATCGTCACGCGCTTCTGGCGGCGGCGGCCAAGCCGCGCCGCGCCACGATCGACGACGCGGGCACGCTGTCGCGGCTGTTCGCCGCCGCCTTCACCCATGATCCGGTGATGGACTGGATCGCGCGGCCGGCGCCGATGCGGGCCCGGGCGCTGGAACAGTTCTTCTTCTGGCTGCTGCGGGTGCGCGCGATTCCGTATGGCGAGGTGTGGATGAGCGCGGAGGCGAGCGTCTGCGCCGCCTGGCTGCCGCCCGGCGCCGATGCCAGCCCCGGCGGCTTGTTCGAGCAGATGAAGCTGATGCCGTTGTTCGTGCGGCTGTGCGGCTTTCCGCGCCTGTTGCGCGGCTCGGCGATGGCGGAGGCGATGGAGAAGAACCATCCGGCGGAAAAGCATTTCTATCTCGCCTTCATCGCGGTGGCGCCGCGGCTGCAGGGGCTGGGGCTGGGCGGCGCGATGCTGGAGGCGACGGTGAAGCGCGCCGACGAGACCGGCGTGCCGGCCTATCTGGAGAACTCCAATCCGAAGAACACGCGGCTGTACGAGCGCGCGGGGTTCGTGGCGGGCAGGAACATCGCGCCGAAGAACGCGCCGCCGCTGCTCGGGATGTGGCGGGAGAGACGGTGA
- a CDS encoding HNH endonuclease, translated as MLAARVPDNCPALVLNADYRPLSYFPLSLWSWQDAIKAVFLERVNILEEYDRVVRSPSFEMKLPSVVSLKTYIRPARNPAFTRFNLFLRDRFECQYCGDTEDLTFDHVIPRSRGGRTTWENVVTACAPCNLLKGGRLPQHIGMHPKHRPHRPTINELRANGRKFPPNYLHDSWADYLYWDSELEP; from the coding sequence GTGTTAGCCGCGCGCGTTCCCGATAACTGCCCGGCGCTGGTGCTGAATGCAGACTACCGGCCGCTCAGCTATTTCCCGCTGTCTCTGTGGTCCTGGCAGGACGCCATCAAGGCGGTCTTCCTTGAGCGCGTGAACATCCTCGAGGAATACGACCGCGTCGTGCGCTCGCCCTCCTTCGAGATGAAGCTCCCCTCGGTCGTTTCGCTGAAGACTTACATTCGGCCGGCGCGCAATCCCGCCTTCACGCGGTTCAACCTGTTCCTGCGCGACCGCTTCGAGTGCCAGTATTGCGGCGACACCGAGGATCTGACCTTCGATCACGTCATCCCGCGCTCCCGGGGCGGCCGCACGACCTGGGAGAACGTGGTGACGGCCTGCGCGCCGTGCAATCTGCTGAAGGGTGGCCGGCTGCCGCAGCACATCGGCATGCATCCCAAGCACCGCCCGCACCGTCCGACGATCAACGAGCTTCGCGCCAACGGCCGCAAATTCCCGCCGAACTATCTGCACGATAGCTGGGCGGATTATCTGTACTGGGATTCCGAGTTGGAGCCATGA
- a CDS encoding phosphatase PAP2 family protein has product MKIVSRLLLVAALASGLAAPAAATALLTVEQVDASLLLPPPPANDSPREAAEIAELKAIAAHRTPAEWDAATADAKDSTGDWFASAIGPGFDLAKLPATRHLLADIGDTEGVVAEGAKKYFHRDRPWIVIPNLQTCTPVKPGPAPTSYPSGHSTIAFAMGVTLARLVPDKAQAILARAELYAERRLVCGMHFRSDIVAGEALGTAIALDLLQNPDFRKEYDAAAAELAAAHLRSVP; this is encoded by the coding sequence ATGAAGATCGTGTCCCGTCTCCTGCTTGTCGCCGCGCTGGCCTCTGGCCTCGCCGCGCCCGCCGCCGCGACCGCCTTGCTGACGGTGGAGCAGGTCGATGCCAGCCTGCTCCTGCCGCCGCCGCCGGCCAATGATTCGCCGCGCGAAGCCGCCGAGATCGCCGAGCTGAAGGCGATCGCCGCCCATCGTACGCCCGCCGAATGGGATGCCGCGACGGCCGACGCCAAGGACTCGACGGGCGACTGGTTCGCCTCCGCCATCGGCCCCGGCTTCGATCTCGCCAAGCTGCCGGCGACGCGGCATTTGCTCGCCGATATCGGCGATACGGAGGGCGTCGTCGCCGAGGGTGCCAAGAAATATTTCCACCGCGACCGGCCCTGGATCGTGATCCCCAACCTTCAGACCTGCACGCCGGTCAAGCCCGGCCCGGCGCCCACCTCCTATCCCAGCGGCCATTCCACCATCGCCTTCGCCATGGGCGTGACCTTGGCGCGGCTCGTGCCCGACAAGGCCCAGGCGATCCTGGCCCGCGCCGAGCTTTATGCCGAACGGCGGCTGGTCTGCGGCATGCATTTCCGCAGCGACATCGTGGCCGGCGAGGCGCTTGGCACCGCGATCGCGCTCGATCTCTTGCAGAACCCCGATTTCCGCAAGGAATACGATGCGGCGGCGGCCGAACTCGCCGCCGCCCATCTTCGATCCGTGCCCTGA
- a CDS encoding dienelactone hydrolase family protein, whose product MALGSLSGPRLPPARGAATHLVVLCHGYGADGKDLIGLAPHWQKLLPTVAFAAPNGPERCAGAPTGYQWFPITRLDPDEMQRGVESAAGTLNAFLDAELARLDLPGDRLALVGFSQGTMMALQVGLRRAVKPAAIIGFSGLLARSAELEPLPSDTPPILMIHGDADQMIPAEAMLASAMMLGAAGACVQWHIAPGVGHGIDPVGLDMGGAFLSAAFRGLLRRREAEISCLL is encoded by the coding sequence ATGGCTCTCGGTTCCCTCTCCGGTCCGCGTCTGCCGCCCGCGCGCGGCGCCGCCACCCATCTGGTCGTGCTCTGTCACGGCTATGGCGCCGACGGCAAGGACCTGATCGGCCTGGCGCCGCATTGGCAAAAGCTGCTGCCGACCGTCGCTTTCGCCGCACCCAACGGGCCCGAGCGCTGCGCCGGCGCGCCGACGGGCTATCAGTGGTTTCCCATCACCAGGCTCGATCCGGACGAGATGCAGCGCGGCGTCGAATCCGCCGCGGGCACGCTCAATGCTTTCCTCGATGCGGAGCTGGCGCGCCTCGACCTGCCGGGCGATCGCCTCGCGCTGGTCGGCTTCAGCCAGGGCACGATGATGGCGCTGCAGGTCGGCCTGCGCCGCGCGGTGAAGCCCGCCGCCATTATCGGCTTCTCCGGCCTCCTGGCGCGGAGCGCGGAGTTGGAGCCGCTGCCGTCCGACACGCCGCCGATCCTCATGATCCATGGCGACGCCGACCAGATGATCCCGGCCGAGGCGATGCTCGCCTCCGCGATGATGCTGGGCGCGGCCGGCGCCTGCGTGCAATGGCACATCGCGCCGGGTGTCGGCCACGGCATCGATCCGGTGGGCCTGGACATGGGCGGCGCGTTTCTCTCCGCCGCGTTTCGCGGCCTGCTGCGCCGCCGCGAGGCGGAGATAAGCTGCCTTCTGTGA
- the gluQRS gene encoding tRNA glutamyl-Q(34) synthetase GluQRS → MIVTRFAPSPTGLLHLGHAFAALTAARAGERFLLRIEDIDASRCRAEFVDAIFADLHWLGLAWEEPVLRQSARGAAYRAALDVLERRGLLYPCFCTRREIAEEIAHAAEAPHGPDGPIYPGTCRLLSEQERAARIATGVPYALRLDAAKAAALAGALTFEERGAGPKGELGVIAVAPGLFGDVVLARKDMPAAYHLAVVVDDAYQGVTLVTRGNDLFAATHVQRLLQALLGLPAPAYAHHRLILDANGRKFSKRDRAVTLKSLREDGVTAEEVVQRIGLA, encoded by the coding sequence ATGATCGTCACGCGTTTCGCGCCGAGTCCAACGGGGCTGCTGCATCTCGGCCACGCTTTCGCCGCGCTGACGGCGGCGCGGGCGGGAGAACGGTTTCTATTACGCATCGAAGATATCGACGCGTCGCGCTGCCGCGCGGAGTTCGTGGACGCGATCTTCGCGGATTTGCATTGGCTGGGGCTTGCCTGGGAAGAACCGGTGTTGCGCCAGTCGGCGCGGGGCGCGGCCTATCGCGCGGCGCTGGATGTGCTGGAGCGGCGGGGCCTGCTCTATCCCTGTTTCTGCACCCGCAGGGAGATCGCCGAGGAGATCGCGCATGCCGCGGAAGCGCCGCATGGGCCCGATGGGCCGATCTATCCGGGGACTTGCCGGCTTTTGTCCGAGCAGGAACGCGCGGCGCGGATCGCGACCGGCGTGCCCTATGCGTTGCGGCTTGATGCGGCGAAGGCGGCGGCGCTGGCGGGGGCGTTGACCTTCGAAGAACGCGGTGCCGGACCGAAGGGCGAGCTTGGCGTCATTGCCGTGGCGCCGGGGCTGTTCGGCGATGTGGTGCTGGCGCGCAAGGACATGCCGGCGGCGTATCATCTGGCGGTGGTGGTGGACGATGCGTATCAGGGCGTGACGCTGGTGACGCGCGGCAACGACCTGTTCGCGGCGACGCATGTGCAGCGGTTGCTGCAGGCGCTGCTCGGATTGCCGGCGCCGGCTTACGCGCATCACCGGCTGATCCTGGACGCGAACGGCAGGAAATTCTCCAAGCGCGACCGCGCGGTGACGCTGAAGAGTTTGCGGGAGGATGGCGTGACGGCGGAAGAGGTCGTGCAGCGGATTGGGTTGGCATAA
- a CDS encoding HAD-IA family hydrolase produces MISAVIFDCDGVLVDSEVIAHAVEIAVLAEIGLTYDSHDFIARFMGRSSKTFYEMLDEDGRARLGRPIADEIRGPIRERYAKEIASRLTEVEGALAAIGACRLPKAVASSSSVRGLDLKLKRVGHWEHFAPHIYSAEHVTHSKPAPDLFLLAAKALDVAPAECLVIEDSVNGVTAGIAAGMRVWGFAGGGHMTDRLSARLTEAGAERVLANWKEAETLFAAM; encoded by the coding sequence ATGATCTCGGCGGTGATCTTCGATTGCGACGGCGTCCTGGTCGACAGCGAGGTCATCGCCCACGCGGTGGAGATCGCCGTCCTCGCCGAGATCGGCCTCACTTACGACAGCCACGATTTCATCGCCCGCTTCATGGGCCGCAGCAGCAAGACCTTCTACGAGATGCTCGACGAAGACGGCCGCGCCCGCCTTGGCCGCCCCATCGCGGACGAGATCCGCGGCCCGATCAGGGAACGCTACGCCAAGGAGATCGCATCGCGGCTGACCGAGGTCGAGGGCGCTCTGGCCGCGATCGGGGCCTGCCGCCTGCCCAAGGCGGTTGCCAGTTCCAGCTCGGTGCGCGGCCTCGATCTCAAGCTCAAGAGGGTCGGCCATTGGGAGCATTTCGCGCCCCACATCTATTCGGCCGAGCACGTGACCCATTCCAAGCCGGCGCCCGATTTGTTCCTCCTGGCGGCGAAGGCGCTGGATGTTGCACCGGCGGAGTGCCTGGTGATCGAGGACAGCGTGAACGGCGTGACCGCCGGCATCGCGGCCGGCATGCGCGTCTGGGGCTTCGCCGGCGGCGGCCACATGACGGATCGGCTGAGCGCCCGCCTCACCGAAGCCGGCGCCGAACGCGTCCTGGCCAATTGGAAAGAAGCCGAAACATTGTTCGCGGCGATGTAA
- a CDS encoding hemolysin III family protein, whose product MTIIGKAERIYSEFEHRADAVIHVLGILFAINASLWLLWHVTGMSVAISVLVYCAGLLAMISFSAAYNLAPYGPSRQFLRRLDHAAIFIMIAATYTPFAANRLAAPYGTIILAAIWLSASFGVTMKVLFPRRYEWLSLGLYLAMGWLIVFVIQPLHAAMSATDFWLLMAGGIVYSVGVAFYVIERIPYHKAIWHAFVLVAATMHFAAVAMEFTR is encoded by the coding sequence ATGACCATTATCGGGAAAGCCGAGCGGATTTATTCGGAATTCGAGCACCGCGCCGACGCGGTGATCCATGTGCTCGGCATCCTGTTCGCGATCAACGCCAGCCTGTGGCTGTTGTGGCACGTCACCGGCATGTCGGTGGCCATCAGCGTGCTGGTCTACTGCGCCGGCCTTTTGGCGATGATCTCGTTCTCCGCCGCCTACAATCTGGCGCCATACGGCCCTTCCAGGCAGTTCCTGCGCCGGCTCGACCATGCCGCGATCTTCATCATGATCGCCGCGACCTACACGCCCTTCGCCGCCAACCGGCTCGCCGCGCCCTACGGCACCATCATCCTGGCCGCGATCTGGCTCAGCGCCAGCTTCGGCGTGACGATGAAGGTCCTGTTCCCGCGCCGCTACGAATGGCTGAGCCTGGGGCTCTATCTCGCCATGGGCTGGCTGATCGTCTTCGTGATCCAGCCGCTGCATGCCGCGATGTCGGCGACCGACTTCTGGCTGCTGATGGCGGGCGGCATCGTCTATTCGGTCGGCGTCGCCTTCTATGTGATCGAGCGCATTCCCTATCACAAGGCGATCTGGCACGCTTTCGTGCTGGTCGCCGCCACGATGCATTTCGCCGCCGTGGCGATGGAATTCACGCGTTAG
- a CDS encoding M15 family metallopeptidase, with translation MRGPLAILTWLAALGAAAGFGAAPAGLNTKLDRLVAAYPDFLRGHDGAWLRLKDGRRLPISDGRTDKSFDAMIEHPDIDDMFFADYPAGADATAPPENFDPGRVRYAPLFDAMYGDCRTGAVAAKLRRVAWLPRHRGGDVEITTVNGVDRQLQAVIAELDALPERDMVYLIPSSGSYNCRAVAGSAAPSAHGWGIAIDLNSAAAEYWRWSGAGWHTRVPVEIARIFERHGFIWGGRWRHYDTMHFEYRPELIAPR, from the coding sequence ATGAGGGGCCCGCTCGCGATCCTGACCTGGCTTGCCGCGCTCGGCGCCGCGGCGGGCTTCGGCGCGGCGCCGGCCGGCCTAAACACCAAACTGGACCGGCTGGTCGCGGCCTATCCCGATTTTCTGCGCGGCCATGACGGCGCCTGGCTGCGGCTGAAGGACGGGCGGCGCCTGCCGATCTCCGACGGGCGCACGGACAAATCCTTCGACGCCATGATCGAGCATCCCGACATCGACGACATGTTCTTCGCCGATTATCCGGCGGGCGCCGATGCCACCGCGCCGCCGGAGAATTTCGACCCCGGCCGGGTGCGCTATGCGCCGCTGTTCGACGCGATGTATGGCGATTGCCGGACCGGCGCGGTGGCGGCGAAGCTGCGCCGCGTCGCCTGGCTGCCCCGCCACCGAGGCGGCGATGTCGAGATCACGACCGTCAACGGCGTGGACCGGCAACTGCAAGCCGTCATCGCGGAACTCGATGCCCTGCCCGAGCGCGACATGGTGTATCTGATCCCAAGTTCCGGCTCCTATAATTGCCGCGCCGTGGCGGGCTCGGCCGCGCCCTCCGCCCATGGCTGGGGCATCGCCATCGACCTCAACAGCGCCGCGGCTGAGTATTGGCGCTGGTCGGGCGCGGGCTGGCACACCCGGGTTCCGGTCGAGATCGCGCGCATCTTCGAGCGGCACGGCTTCATCTGGGGCGGGCGCTGGCGTCACTACGACACCATGCATTTTGAATATCGCCCCGAATTGATCGCACCGCGTTGA
- a CDS encoding MAPEG family protein, protein MTSQAFGSVEMQMLWLSIVLGLVQLVLATLFSVSTRGLPWGVGPRDEPAPPMGKFGGRVERAFKNFLETFVFFLGAVLVAQALNKHTASSALGAQIYFWSRLAYLPVYAFGLPFLRTLLWVASLIGVGMVMRGIWPGM, encoded by the coding sequence ATGACTTCACAGGCATTCGGTTCGGTCGAAATGCAGATGCTGTGGCTCAGCATCGTGCTGGGCTTGGTGCAGCTTGTGCTCGCCACGCTGTTCAGCGTGAGCACGCGCGGGCTGCCCTGGGGCGTGGGGCCGCGCGACGAGCCGGCGCCGCCGATGGGCAAGTTCGGCGGCCGCGTCGAGCGCGCCTTCAAGAATTTCCTCGAGACCTTCGTGTTCTTCCTCGGCGCCGTGCTGGTGGCGCAGGCGCTGAACAAGCACACCGCGTCGAGCGCGCTGGGGGCGCAGATCTATTTCTGGTCGCGGCTCGCCTATCTGCCGGTCTACGCGTTCGGCCTTCCGTTCCTGCGCACGCTGCTGTGGGTCGCCTCGCTTATCGGCGTCGGCATGGTGATGCGCGGCATCTGGCCGGGGATGTAG
- a CDS encoding UdgX family uracil-DNA binding protein (This protein belongs to the uracil DNA glycosylase superfamily, members of which act in excision repair of DNA. However, it belongs more specifically to UdgX branch, whose founding member was found to bind uracil in DNA (where it does not belong), without cleaving it, appears to promote DNA repair by a pathway involving RecA, rather than base excision.), protein MSMARRGKTRPDEPDLFSEPAPSLAALRGEAAHCTRCDLYRHATQTVFGEGPAQARIVLVGEQPGDAEDLAGKPFVGPAGKLLDHALDEAGIERDKVYVTNAVKHFKFELRGKRRIHSKPNAGEIKACKWWLEREFAALSPKIVVALGATAAQALLGRAVSVMRERGRETELMGHPGLITVHPSYLLRIPDEDAKAAEYVKFVADLRRAAALAG, encoded by the coding sequence ATGAGCATGGCAAGACGCGGCAAGACGAGACCCGACGAGCCGGACCTGTTTTCCGAGCCCGCGCCGTCGCTCGCGGCGCTGCGCGGCGAGGCGGCGCATTGCACGCGCTGCGATCTCTATCGTCACGCGACCCAGACCGTGTTCGGCGAGGGCCCGGCGCAGGCGCGGATCGTGCTCGTCGGCGAGCAGCCGGGCGACGCCGAGGATCTGGCCGGCAAGCCCTTTGTCGGGCCGGCGGGCAAGCTGCTCGACCACGCCTTGGACGAGGCCGGGATCGAGCGCGACAAGGTCTATGTCACCAACGCGGTCAAGCATTTCAAGTTCGAGCTGCGCGGCAAGCGGCGCATCCATTCCAAGCCGAACGCGGGCGAGATCAAGGCGTGCAAATGGTGGCTGGAGCGCGAGTTCGCGGCGCTATCGCCCAAGATCGTGGTGGCGCTGGGCGCCACGGCGGCGCAAGCCCTGCTCGGGCGCGCGGTGTCGGTGATGCGCGAACGCGGGCGTGAAACGGAGCTGATGGGACACCCGGGGCTGATCACCGTGCATCCGTCCTATCTGCTGCGCATTCCGGACGAGGACGCGAAGGCGGCGGAGTACGTCAAGTTCGTCGCCGATCTGAGGCGCGCCGCGGCATTGGCGGGCTAA
- a CDS encoding M1 family metallopeptidase, which yields MIRSVVATLAIVSIVSICLPLSRGASAADRIVLPAEVVPLHYDLAIAADPARAAFDGNVQILVDVARPTAVVTLNAADIAITRWTMSGGVPAKPPVFDTQRETVTFAFRKPLAAGHHVLAIAYSGKVNVNAAGLFGLEYDTAEGKARALFTQFENSDARRFMPCWDEPNRKATFTLTVTVPQNLMAVSNMPVAEAAPLGNGLKRVRFAPSPRMSSYLLFFGLGDFERVSQNVNGVDVGVIYKRGDAAKTAFALDAATHILSYYEDYFGTKFPLPKLDLVAAPGQSQFFGAMENWGAIFYFERAVLIDPKISTESDKRGVYVSIAHETAHQWFGDLVTMDWWDDLWLNEGFAEWMETKAADHFHPEWHMWLDSLALKEQGLRIDARAGTHPIVQPIADVLQADQAFDDITYDKGQAVIRMLEAFDGADNFRGGVRLYIAKHAYGNAVTDDLWRELDKKAPQAITGVAHDFTLQAGVPLIRVTRTATGIHLTQDRFAADESGAAPQTWHVPVIARTLGGAEWKGIVSADQPADLAAAPDAATVVNAGQAGYFRTLYAPEALAPIAANFSRLDAADQIGLLNDTSALGYSGYEKLSDFLGLARNASPALDPSVLSVLAARVEGIGQLYRGLPGEAAYRTFAQRLLEPLLAAVGWDGKPGESQNVTLARNDLIAALSDLGDAAAIAEAKARFEGFVKNPESLSGDLRRNVLRTVAMNADAAIWEELHTLARTTKDSLAKREYYTLLGLARDPALAKRALDLVLTDEAPVTVRPTLVAGASVYNPEMAFDFLAAHADAINAMLEPDSRGSFAPRIAGESYDPATIAKLNAYAQAHIPENARQDVTKAAAAIVYYAGIRKDRLPEVDAWLKGK from the coding sequence ATGATCCGATCTGTCGTCGCGACTCTGGCCATAGTCTCGATAGTCTCGATATGCCTGCCGCTTTCGCGCGGCGCGTCGGCGGCGGACCGCATCGTGCTGCCGGCGGAGGTGGTGCCGCTGCACTATGACCTCGCGATCGCGGCCGATCCGGCGCGCGCGGCATTCGACGGCAATGTCCAGATCCTGGTCGATGTCGCGCGGCCCACCGCCGTCGTGACGCTGAACGCCGCCGACATCGCGATCACGCGCTGGACGATGTCGGGCGGGGTGCCCGCCAAGCCGCCGGTGTTCGATACGCAGCGGGAGACCGTGACCTTCGCGTTCCGCAAGCCGCTCGCCGCCGGCCACCACGTCCTGGCCATCGCCTATAGCGGCAAGGTCAATGTGAACGCCGCCGGGCTGTTCGGGCTGGAATACGACACGGCCGAGGGCAAGGCGCGGGCGCTGTTCACGCAGTTCGAGAATTCCGACGCGCGGCGCTTCATGCCCTGCTGGGACGAGCCCAACCGCAAAGCCACCTTCACGCTCACCGTCACGGTGCCGCAAAACCTGATGGCGGTGTCGAACATGCCGGTGGCCGAGGCCGCACCGCTCGGGAACGGGCTGAAGCGCGTGCGCTTCGCGCCGTCGCCCAGGATGTCGTCCTATTTGCTGTTCTTCGGGCTGGGCGATTTCGAGCGCGTGTCGCAGAACGTGAACGGCGTCGATGTCGGCGTGATCTATAAGCGCGGCGACGCGGCCAAGACCGCTTTCGCGCTCGATGCGGCGACGCATATCCTGTCCTACTACGAGGATTATTTCGGGACGAAATTTCCGTTGCCGAAGCTCGACCTCGTCGCGGCCCCCGGCCAGAGCCAGTTCTTCGGCGCCATGGAGAACTGGGGCGCGATCTTCTATTTCGAGCGCGCCGTGCTGATCGATCCCAAGATCTCCACCGAGAGCGACAAGCGCGGCGTCTATGTGAGCATCGCGCACGAGACGGCGCATCAATGGTTCGGCGACCTGGTGACGATGGATTGGTGGGACGATCTGTGGCTCAACGAAGGCTTCGCCGAATGGATGGAGACCAAGGCCGCGGACCATTTCCATCCCGAATGGCATATGTGGCTGGATTCGCTGGCGCTGAAGGAGCAGGGCCTGCGCATCGACGCGCGCGCCGGAACGCATCCCATCGTCCAGCCCATCGCCGACGTGCTGCAGGCCGACCAGGCCTTCGACGACATCACCTACGATAAGGGCCAGGCCGTCATTCGCATGTTGGAGGCGTTCGACGGCGCCGACAATTTCCGGGGCGGCGTCCGGCTCTATATCGCGAAACACGCCTATGGCAACGCCGTCACCGACGATCTGTGGCGGGAGCTCGACAAGAAAGCGCCGCAGGCCATCACCGGCGTGGCGCATGATTTCACGCTGCAGGCCGGCGTGCCGCTGATCCGCGTGACGCGGACCGCGACCGGCATCCACCTGACGCAGGACCGCTTTGCCGCCGACGAATCCGGCGCGGCGCCGCAGACCTGGCATGTGCCGGTGATCGCAAGGACGCTGGGCGGCGCGGAATGGAAAGGCATCGTCTCCGCCGACCAGCCCGCGGACCTCGCCGCCGCGCCCGATGCGGCGACGGTGGTCAATGCCGGGCAGGCGGGCTATTTCCGCACGCTCTACGCGCCCGAGGCGCTGGCGCCCATCGCCGCGAATTTCTCCAGGCTCGATGCCGCCGACCAGATCGGCCTTCTCAACGACACAAGCGCGCTGGGCTATTCCGGCTATGAGAAGTTGAGCGATTTCCTGGGCCTGGCCCGGAACGCCTCGCCCGCTTTGGATCCATCGGTCTTGAGCGTGCTGGCGGCGCGGGTGGAGGGCATCGGCCAGCTCTATCGCGGCCTGCCCGGCGAAGCGGCTTACCGGACATTCGCGCAGCGCCTGCTCGAACCGCTGCTGGCGGCGGTGGGCTGGGACGGCAAGCCGGGCGAAAGCCAGAACGTCACGCTGGCGCGCAACGATCTGATCGCGGCGCTGAGCGACCTTGGGGACGCCGCCGCCATCGCCGAGGCGAAGGCGCGCTTCGAAGGCTTCGTCAAGAATCCCGAAAGCCTTTCGGGCGACCTGCGGCGCAACGTGCTCCGGACCGTGGCCATGAACGCCGACGCCGCGATCTGGGAGGAACTCCACACGCTGGCCCGCACGACGAAGGACTCCCTGGCGAAAAGGGAATACTACACGTTGCTCGGACTGGCGCGCGATCCGGCGCTGGCCAAGCGCGCTCTCGACCTGGTGCTGACCGACGAGGCGCCCGTGACCGTGCGCCCGACGCTCGTGGCGGGGGCGTCAGTCTACAATCCCGAGATGGCGTTCGACTTCCTGGCCGCGCATGCCGACGCGATCAACGCGATGCTGGAGCCCGACAGCCGCGGCTCCTTCGCGCCGCGCATCGCCGGCGAATCTTACGATCCGGCGACCATCGCGAAGCTGAACGCCTATGCGCAGGCGCATATCCCGGAGAACGCGCGCCAGGATGTGACCAAGGCGGCTGCGGCCATCGTGTACTACGCCGGCATCCGCAAGGACCGCCTGCCCGAGGTCGATGCGTGGCTGAAGGGGAAGTAG
- a CDS encoding DUF2442 domain-containing protein, with the protein MIEIVKIVEIEPVGPWRLRLRFSDGSEGVHDFASMVAEGGEMVAPLKDQAFFAKAHIEYGVPTWPNGFDIDAIALHMDMKSAGELHALTQPAAE; encoded by the coding sequence ATGATCGAGATTGTCAAAATCGTGGAAATCGAGCCCGTCGGCCCGTGGCGCCTGCGCTTGCGGTTTTCCGATGGCAGTGAAGGCGTGCATGACTTCGCGAGCATGGTGGCCGAAGGGGGAGAGATGGTCGCGCCTCTCAAGGATCAAGCTTTCTTCGCCAAGGCTCATATCGAATATGGCGTGCCGACTTGGCCGAACGGCTTCGACATTGATGCCATTGCGCTGCACATGGACATGAAATCCGCCGGCGAGTTGCATGCGCTGACACAGCCCGCAGCGGAGTAG